AAATACTTTGATGCAATGTTTTCATAATCGATAATCGGTCCATCTTACAATAGCGGTTCATCCACTCGGTCAGACCGAGAACACTAttatatcatataaaataattatataatataataaataaatatatttaaaattctaaacgttttaaatgtatatataaataataaatatatattttttccaataTTTAAAGAATCAAATAAGCTCAAATATTACGAAAACAATATTTTGAATAAAGTTCAAAATCCAAATAATTATatacaaaaaaattcaaaaaaattgtGAGCCGATCCAACTGGTTTGACCGATTCAATATCGATCCGATTGGTTTTGGTGTCTGGATCGGACTCGTGACTGGTTTTCAATCGAATCGGTTAATCCGATCCGATTTTGAAAACACCATTTTGATGTCTTACGCCGTTAGATtacaaaaaatacatttttttccATGTTATATGCACATACACATTAAGATTAAAGTAGAAAAGAAAATTAATGTCCATGTTTTAAAACAAGCATAATATGTATGCTTTCAGTTGCAATTCTTTTAGGTTGGGCTTGGATTGATGTATTTCAGATTTATATATTTCAGATatattcaaatttatttttattgtttagaGAAGTAAGACcataaactttaaattcatCTCTTATATGTACTCTACAATATTTCATATTAATGAagatgaattttaaatttactCAATAAgtaaaatatgaatttaaaattttattataaacaATGAAATAAATAAGTGTTGAAAGCACCATTAACTTATATATCGGGCGGAATGGACGAGGGAATCGGTCAGCCATGTCAGAGAATTTATTCTAAATGAAAACCCAAATTATTACATgtctattatttttaaaaatgttaaaaaattattacttagTTAAAATTCCTTAATCCAACTTCGTTTGACACGAGCTGTTTACGATTCTTGTCTCGGAAGAAAAATATGCACATGAATATCACATTAGATTTGGTCGAACAATTCAAAACTTTTGACATCATTCAAAGAAACCTAGAAAAAATTTGTGTATATATACCCATATATTTTATTCATCTATGAAGTATAAACTAACAGGCAACTCACTGACTTTTGCCCACGAAATTTAATTACTACCAAATATCTAGTATACGTACCTATAATTTCATATGAAATATTGATTCAACTTACAGGAAGAAATGGAAGGAGCTTCAAGGGGAAAGGCCATGCAAGAAAGGGACGACAAAAAAGAAGAAACTCGATATCGTGGCGTCCGGCGCCGCCCATGGGGGAAATTTGCGGCGGAGATCCGTGACCCAACTCGACAAGGAGCCCGTCTGTGGCTCGGAACGTTTGATACAGCGGAGGAGGCTGCGCGTGCATATGATAAAACTGCATTTAAGCTGAGGGGTCATCTTGCAATTCTAAATTTTCCTAATGAATATTACTCTCAATTGACAATTCCTCCATACAACCCAAAATCGTCCTATTGTTGTTCGGGTTCCGGGCAGGAGAGGATTGAGTTGGAGTGTTTGGATGATAGTTTGTTGGAGGAGTTGCTGGATTCTTCCTTGGAcaagaagcaaaagaaatgagaGAATTAAATGGAAAGCTTCATAAATTGAAAACTTTTGGCTTGCATGCGAAAAAGTAATTGTAAACTTTTCATGTATCTTAGTATATGTACTAAAACTATGTTTTAGTACAAGATTTTCACTGTTTTTGTTTTTAGGTTTTGGAAAACTATTACTTAACCTCTTTCTTCCAGAAAGTTCTAGATATGATCTTCAAGTTTATTGACTGTCAAGGAACGGGTTTCTATCTAATGAAGAAAATTTATACGTTAAACTGAGTTTTCTTGCCAAGTTTTTCTATTACCAATGGGATAAATCTAATATCCATTTATTACTCCGAAATGTGCTAATTCTCGTTCAAAATTAATCGTTGAAATGTATATGCTAACAACTTCTTCGTGGTGCATTTGCCTCTTCTGAGCTTATATACATATGAAATTATTTGAAACACGTCTTCTGAAATCGAAAATGAATTAATTTACCCATTGTGGAGTACACAGCAAAGCATGCACAAACTTTTAAACAGAACAACATTTTTTATCAGCTACTTGCTGGATATGGatattttgataaatatatGTTGGATATTTTCTATCAGAGAGAGTAGAAATTGAGTTATTAATAACTTTTAATtagaaatatttaaaatttgggagaACAAGCTAGTTTCATGAGTATGCATGCGCAATCGAATCTACTGATGGTGGTTTTacgcaaattttcaaatctcttcctaaattatttaaaatttgcatTCAATGATTAAATTAATGATGATATGCACGTAATATACAACAGCATTACAAAtcattattgtaaatatgggcaAGATTGACcggtctcacgaataaagatccgtgaaaccgtctcacatcaGACCTACTATTAATTGTTTTGTTATATACATTTAATTTGAAATGTAAATGATAATTTTGTTAATTGATATTAGGGAAAACAAAGATGTACAATGTATGCAAATAGATGCAAACTACCATATATGAAGTAaagattatttaaaaaattatttgatattTCAACAAGTATTCGATGCCATTGGTCAAATTGAACCATCGTCAAGCTTAATGCAACTTGGTCATGATCTTCATTCTTCAAGCAATGCCTTTagcaagaaataaaggaaattCACCTTTTTCGCGATTCTATTTGTTTTTGGGAGTCAagaataatttcaaaaaaaagcATATATATAGCTAGAAAGAATAAAGATCAGAAAGATTATTTATTGATGCCATGTGAAAGTGTAAAAGATATTGATAAAGTGGgtgaaaattaattattgattttgaagatgagtgagtctcatgtgagaccgtctcacggatcttaatctgtgagacgggtcaaccctacccatttcacgataaaaagtaatactcttagtataaaaagtaatactttttcatagatgacccaaataagagattcgtctcataaATATGACCGtgggaccgtctcacacaagtttttgcctttgaaGATTAGCTGACACGATCTTCATGAATAcatcattaaaattataatctCAATCTAATTGTATTGTTAGTGGCACGTCATAAACTTTGGAAGTGAAATTGACGATAAACGAAGAATCATATTTTTCACTTTTTTGTAACTAAATTTAATAGAGAAAGGAGGGAAGATACCTGGTCGGTCCACCTAGTCTCCCTCCGACGTCGAATTGCGCGAGTGAGTCGTTATTTTTACCTTTTTCCCCCCAAGATTTCTCGACTACTTTTATTGGAGTCTGGAGATTTGTTTTGATGTTCTGTGTTTTGATTCAGCAAGTAAATGTAGAGTATATATTTAGTTCAAAaatgtttgaaaattttatgtatAAAGGAATCAGCAGTTCCTCTACGAGGATGAATATGAACCATCGAATACATCATCGAGATAATGCCCTAAACCCGCAAAGATGATTACCCGCTTTGCAGTGAACACGTGTGAGCTGCTCTCATGGCATAGCAATGCATGTTAGTTGTACAGAAATATTCTAAGTATGTCAAAATTAATGATTTTGTTAAAATATTGTGAAGAATTTTTAGGAGAAAAcccataaaaatatataatttgtattCTGAAAGGACATTAGTGATCATAAAAGtacatgaaataaatatattgtgTGTATCggatttttattgttgtggcaTAATGTTGTCAACACGAGTGCACAACATTCAGCAGATCAAGTTAATAATTATAAACacacaaatataattttaataaataaaggaCATGTTTAAATCTATAAttgtacaacgcctcatagcaaaaattcactagaaaagtATGTAAATTTTTTAcacaaaacaatactagtgaaaaTAACAAAACCAAATTTCTTGACACTCCAAGAAATTAAAatgcatcaaaataaaccaaactaaaaactagatgcataaaCCGGAGTTTTCttaaaacaaataaaagaaCACTCTGCGTCCAGGGACGGAGCCACCCCAAAGGCTGGGGTGGACTCCAAGCCTGGCTAGATTTTTGGGCCTATTAAAAAATATGGatggattagcgacggttttactaaatccgtcgctaaatttttcGAATTTATTAAAAATTGTAGTCCATAGCCCACACTAAAAAAAGCGGatggattagcgacggttttaataaatccgtcgctaaaattacgaCGGTTTAGTtctaaccgtcgctatatagcaacggttttgtaaaaaccgtcgccaagctcggcgacggtttaatcaaaaccgtcgccgatttagatcggcgacggtgttTGGAAGAGCCGTCGCTATTCAGCCCAGTCTCCACTTATTTCCTGGCTACGTCCCTGTCTGCGTCAATGTTATTTTTCAAGTGTCTTCAACACCAATTAGCAACACGGTATAAACGTGAATCAATCACTCAAATTCTTCAACATGAAAATTATCTTCTATGCATTCTCTGCAAAGTCTGTTGTCCAAACCCCTACGAAAAACCTACAAAAAGCACGCCTCCATGCATTCCATATTTATATTCAATAATTGACCTAAAAATAATTCCATAAAAGAGTCCTAGAGAATAAGAAAACAAACATTTCATTGGAGATAAAATATCTtagttatatattttatattaaaaacaaaTCCTCTAATAtctagaaataaatcaaataacatCTTATAATATAGAAAGTCAAAATCTATATTGATAatgttaattaaaaaataatataaatattccTTCATATTCAATTTTAGATCTTCATTAGTAAAATTATTGTAACCACATTAAgtttaagaatatttttattttaaaaaaaaatactctAATAATCAgaatcaataatttttttaaatatatattataaagtaATTGTAAACAAAATTTAATTTACCAATTTATAGTTAATATGAAGATGTTAGAGGGTGGAGCCGAGTGGGGAGGAGACATTTTCGACCGTGGGAATTTGGACTCGATTCAgtcaaagaaatattttaataGCCACTGCCAATGCACATGTCCATGTAAACGGACAATACTGAACAGATCATGAAGTAGATAAGGATAGTTCACATTGGATCGTTCCAAGTATGCTATGTCAAATCTTTTTCCATAacttttcaaaaagaaaaaaatttcataaacggACAGGATTAAACATGAGCATGCATTGGTCTAATTCACCAAGTTTATGATTATTTTGGATGATCTTTACTCTATCTATAGGTTTGATTCAAGTTTCATAACATATAGCTGATTACACATGTTTGTTTTATCCGACGTTTTACACAATTCATACAAAGAATTAGATAATAAATCGTCTCGTCTGCCAAACTATACCTAAACATATTAAATACGAGCATAATTGGTTTGGTTCACAGAGTTTATGGCTATTGTTGCGTATGCTATGAAGAGTGACTCTGAACCCAGAGTTTCCTAATGGCTAGTTAGCTTGTCAaacatagaaaaaaaaattcccaTAAGAACACATGATTGTTAGATAAGTTTGTTGCGACTTTCCAGTCATGATAGTTTGAATTTTACTTCATCTCTACTCAAATATTTCCAGATATATTTGAAAAGTTTTGATTATTTGACAGTTgtgtttcaaaattttgatcttctatGTGAAATGATGATGCAGGAATCAAAAATATTATCAAGGTTTTGTCACGATTTTAATATCGAGATTTCAACTTTGAAACGAATGCTTTCTATTCCAATATGAGGTGTATTTAGAATCGAACAACTTGGGAAAGGTTCTAGCTCGTGGTGGTTTTGATTCCAATCGGTTTAAAGTCAAACTAATTTAAGCCAAAATATATTCCTTTAAATTTTAGTGgttaaaaatttgaaaatcacATTACGGAatatacaaatatttatttttttattaaaaataaaaatagatgtTAAATTTAAGAGCTTGATTAATTGTCATAAGTTCAATTTCAACTATCATCATTTTTCGGACGAGTTTGTTACAGAAGACTTGCCCATCATGATTTGAAGGATACTTCGTTGGTCCGAGAATTAATCCAGTGTGCTTGAATGGTAGCGGCATCGAGTTCCCACATCATCATAACAAAAGTAACACTTATAACTCAAATTAGCATGTATTACACAGatttatttcataaaaatgtaacaaaaaaaacaatatttttgcagtgaaaaataatattttagatataaaaattaatattttacatGAGTCGAGTTAGAGATTCGTCTCATAAATTTTGACACATGAGATGATATTTGTTTTAATAGCCTGAAAACTATTAGAACAACTCGCGAAAAAGATTTTATAGAGTTTATTCATCCTTCTACActctaaaaaaaaaacaatattttttcagtgaaaaacaatattttagatatagaaattaatatttttcacgAGTCGAGTtggagattcgtctcacaaattttgACACATGAGACGACCATATATgagttttttttattctttgttTGTATAGGTCGGGTTAGAGTTTAGAAGAGTGAATAAACTCTATAAAATCTTTTTCGCGAGTTGCTCTAATAGTTTTCAGGCTATTAAAACAAATATCATTGAAAAACTAGTTTACTAGATTACTAAAAGGTGAAAAGTACAGAAACGGTCCAATAATGCTAGTGATAAACAtatgtttaaaatatgaattCAATAAGTATCAACGGTTGGAaaagataaataattaaaagtaaatgttgtaaatgataaaaagatttttatggatgtttggagactcGACCTCTTGCGTCATCTCTTCTTCTACTTTTTCACTAAAAGAATTTGGCTTTACAACGTCTTATAACAGCTCACTTCAACTAAGATTTTTCGTTGAAACACTTAGTGATCATTTACAACTCTGGCTGCTCAAGAATTCTTGATTCACGAGATACTTACAAACAAAACCAACATATAGCTTGTAACAATTTGAGTTGGTGAAGTAGCACAATGATGATCCTTGAAAGATCTAATATGAATTGTTGAGTGTATGATTAGTGAGAGGCTTGAAAATGTATAACTTTAAGAATGTTCAAAGATCTTTAAGATGCGGATAAGACAATACGCGAGTTTGAGAGTAAGAGCGTAAGTGTCTTTTTTGAACTTAATCTGCATctatatttaattgaaaaacttAAACGGTCGGTTATACTTTTCAATGATAGCTTGTACCAATTCCCGATAGAGTGATCTAGTTTCTATCAAAATTCTACATTGCAATAAATGTTATTTAATATTCTCTTTGTTTTTTGAATAGCCTCtggaaaaataatttaactttataaatactataaaacttTGTCACATTGGAAGTTGTTGTGATACTGTAGTCTTATACCAAATAAGTTGTTCAGAACGATTGAAAAAAAAGTATCCATTTTATTTTGTACATTTCTGACCGACGGTCGAATAGTGACGATCAACATTGAATATTTATTTAACAGATTGTTTCAGTCAAATCTTTGAGTGATCTGCAGctgaaaaatattaaataacttGAGCGGTCTGACTTCTTCATCAGCTGTCGTAAACATGAAATTATAAAACAATGTAGTGACTGGTTGACTAGTTTTTTTTTAACCGTtcaatgttgttattttgtcAATTACCATAATTGAGAGTAAAAAATATATTCTAACATTGTTAATGAACTTTTACTAaaaagttaattaaaatgtaaaTGGTTCAACAAGTACTATAAATATGCTACACATCAAAATCAAATCGAAAAATTTAGTAATTCACAAATCTTGTATTGTTTGAAAGCACACATATGGCAATTTGGTCTGCATATATTGTTTCATGGCTTATACGAAAGCAAAGTGCAACCACAAGCAGAGGATTTTATTTCCtcggatgtttatttttatttttatttttatttttaattgaagATTATGGTTCTTGGCACAATAAATCTAGATTAATTCAGAATCGCATCCACACAAAATTATATTAGATACATCAAATCTGTAATTTGGTAAGATGTCATTGTTGCATTGAGAATATAGCTAGGGTTTGGGGAAGGGGGGGTGGGGGACCCTTTACTTAACCTCCAATGAAACCCtccaattttttttgtaaatcttgcctatttatttctttttccacttcaaaatttaaaataaaatccaaaaaTGGAATTCTTTTGATTGATTCAAACATGATAATTAATTATTCGACGAAAAATGAGGTAAATGAAGTGGAAAGTTGTTGAAGCAATGATGGTTTCAATCATGGAATTAAGTCAAAATTAGATATGTGGTCCATTAAATCTAATTTTGCCTCGTTCAATCTATGGGTGATGGGAGTCCACctttttatttatatacaatttttttaggGATTGATTGATTGTATTTCTTCATAATATATATCTAAATATTATAATGGCCTTCTTTTAAATTatctttttcaagatttacattcgattttctttaaataaatttaaattatgacATAAAGTGAACTAAATATCTATTTAAATTTTCACTCATCAAAACATATACATTGACATGTAATATAAAATATCCAAAGGAGGGAACAAAGATACAATCGAGTCCAGTCTActcgaaaaaatttaaaataatcgaaTTCAAGCTCGACTCGATAACTTATCGGGTTACTTGAGCTCGAGAAACTCAATTTCTATTTTACGTGAGCTACTCGAACAGATCCATCATATACCTGAACTCGACTCGAATACGAGATCGAGCTACTCGAACTCGTTCAAACCGAGCTGAAGTCCTAATTTTGACCGAGCTTGAGTTGAGCTACTCATTTGCAACCTAAGAGGGAAGACAAATGTAGATTTCGAAGTAGTGCGAACTAGCTAATGTGATTACAAAtagtttttaataatttaatatatacctaaaaataaaataaaagtaacTAGCCTAACGCCTCCAACTCAACTGGTTGAACAGCACTTCTTGAACCTCGACTATGACCAAAAGAAAAGAACGATCTTTTAATTCTGCAGCTGCTGCAACCTTCATTTGCACTCGAAGTCTCAGTACCGATTGCGTCCCTTTTCTGATTTATTATCTGTTGAACAGCTAAATACAACTGTCTATCGTCCGCTGAATCCATGGAGAATGACCTTCGAAATGACTGAAATACAGGGAAATGCTCATCTTTCTGCCTACTGTCAATGCACTCATCTCCCATGCTTGAATTATGGGTTAATTTCTTGGATTGCTTCCGTAGAAACTTGGGTTCGAACTTCAACGGTGAAGGGGTTATGGATAAAAACTCGCCGGAGTTCAAATTTTCTTCTATCCCATGTAATGCTGGATTGGGATGGCTCTGGAGATTAGATCCTATTTCAATCACCACATAATCTTCATCCCTTCCTGTGAAGTTATCAGTGTGTGGATTTTGATATTGAGGAGAAGGATTTGGAGCAAGAATTGCTTGACTTGTAGGAATGGCCGAAACGCTTGTTCTACAAAGTGGGCAATTGGCGTTGTTTTGAAGCCAAACATCTATACAATCAATGTGAAAGAAATGGCCGCAATTTGGGATGATTCTCAGCTTCTCTTCTTCCTGAAATTCAATCAAACAGACGGCACATTCGCCAGAGTTTCGGACTTCTGactcttttccttttcctttgttgaactTAAAAACTGGGATTGATCTGATCGCAGCTTCGTTCAGCCCAAGATTTTCTGGCACCTGAGAGCCAGAAGTTAAATGGTTTTCAACAAGATGTCTTCTAGAGGATGAAAACCGGCCTAAAAGATCAACTCGGTGCCAATTCAAGCAACACTTGATCACAAAGACATAGTAGCCAACCAGCAAGAAAGATGTCGCTAAAATGCCAATAACGGCAACTGCGATAATGGGGAAGCTAGCATGCGAAGAAGATAAAGACGAGCCAAAATGTGAAGATGGCGGACTCTGAATGGGAGGGAGTGACATGCTATTCCGATTAAAGGATTTTATCACAGAAATAAATTCAGAGATACAGATTCAAAAATTTCCAGCAAAAAAGAAATGTGTACAACATTAAGATAAAGCACTACAAATCATCCATGAACTTGAATTTCCTTCCTTCCAAACCATACTTGAGATCAAACACCCGGAAAAGATTTGAAAACATGAGATTGCCACGCTCTGAAGTTCTGAACTGTCGCGAACGTGTTATTTGCTCATAAATGATGGGGAAAAAGGTAGTCTactttcaaaaatataaaaaaaaaaaaaagggaatcCCAATTTGAATTTAAGCAGATAGTAGTTGGAGATGATTTGTGTGGGGAAGAGAAAAGAAGATGGGTAATACGAAGTTCGGACGTgtgaatgtatatatatttcgGTGGACCTATTTTTAAGGTGGGAAAACGTATATGTGCCCAAAGAAAGTGTGCAGATGGTTGGTTAAAAGGTATCTAATCTTCTTAAGAAAAGAAATTTGGCTGCCAAAAAAATTGTTATACATATTTAAAATTTCTGCTGGATGGAAAAATTACGTATTTCTTTATGAACTTCTTACTTCATATTTGCTAGCTTGTTTAGTTCAAAGGAGATGAAGGGGCCAATGCGTGTTGGAGTTGGGCGTTTTTTGAATCACATATGGATGACTGGAATTTGGATATATGTCGGAAGAAGTAGCCAAGAAATTGCCAAAAAAACGTCCAATCGGGTCCCAATCTAGAGACGCACCCGTCAATTACTCGATTGAGATTGAAGTAGTCCTATTGCATATATACACGAAAAGTCAAATTCCATGTAGAAAAGACATCCAAAAAAGTGAAGAAATAAGAAATATGAGGGGAAAAAGGACCGGCACCTTCCATGCTTTACTTGTTGACTATAATTAATAGGACAGCTACACATCGAGCGAGCCCGAGGAACAGAGTGGTTGTTCATGTTCAAGCAAAATCTtccttttttttaatctttcgaaAAATTAAAATAGCCACTCTAATTTAGTTATTTTTATCAAAgatgatttttatgataaagAAATTAATGTGTTGTTGTCGTGCGATTCTTTACATTAGTATTGGTTTGAAAAATTATCCTCTAATTGTTGTGACATGGTCAAAGGTTGAGGTCTGTTCTGGCAAGAAAGACATCTGTTTTGACGATATCACAAATTTTCCAAATTGCCTAAAAGGAAAGTGGGATCGACCATTTATTTTCTTTGTTTCCAAGTATTTAAtgcacatataattttttttaaaaaatgtttattttttagaaaCAAATGAGGTACCATTGTACTAGTtttctaaatttattttaaaaaaaaatttaagaaataatttattaaCGTTAAATTGTTTGGTGAGATTGACTTGGTTCTCGAGGAATCTTTTACAGGGAAAAAAATGTTAAAAGAACACACATCTTGGTCAATACGTTATTGACTTTCTGATCAATCCTTCCTGTACATATGTCTCTCTGTCTCTAACTCCAAGATTTTTAAATCTCACAGTTCTGaccattttattaaattatctattaacttaaaaaaaaaaaaagattccaTACTAGAAGTGCATTAGCGATTTTACTTGAAATTATTTCTGACGGGAGGTTTTTGTAGGGAACATTAtaaagacaaaaatttatgtgaaacGATTTTAtaggtcatattttgtgagacagatcttttattttggtca
This region of Primulina eburnea isolate SZY01 chromosome 14, ASM2296580v1, whole genome shotgun sequence genomic DNA includes:
- the LOC140811311 gene encoding ethylene-responsive transcription factor ERF098-like, coding for MEGASRGKAMQERDDKKEETRYRGVRRRPWGKFAAEIRDPTRQGARLWLGTFDTAEEAARAYDKTAFKLRGHLAILNFPNEYYSQLTIPPYNPKSSYCCSGSGQERIELECLDDSLLEELLDSSLDKKQKK
- the LOC140812031 gene encoding RING-H2 finger protein ATL16-like codes for the protein MSLPPIQSPPSSHFGSSLSSSHASFPIIAVAVIGILATSFLLVGYYVFVIKCCLNWHRVDLLGRFSSSRRHLVENHLTSGSQVPENLGLNEAAIRSIPVFKFNKGKGKESEVRNSGECAVCLIEFQEEEKLRIIPNCGHFFHIDCIDVWLQNNANCPLCRTSVSAIPTSQAILAPNPSPQYQNPHTDNFTGRDEDYVVIEIGSNLQSHPNPALHGIEENLNSGEFLSITPSPLKFEPKFLRKQSKKLTHNSSMGDECIDSRQKDEHFPVFQSFRRSFSMDSADDRQLYLAVQQIINQKRDAIGTETSSANEGCSSCRIKRSFFSFGHSRGSRSAVQPVELEALG